In Elaeis guineensis isolate ETL-2024a chromosome 1, EG11, whole genome shotgun sequence, a genomic segment contains:
- the LOC105060154 gene encoding hydroxycinnamoyltransferase produces MIISERRSTMVRPAEPTPRRRLWNSNLDLVVPRFHTPSVYFYRPDGSADFFDAERLRAALAKALVPFYPMAGRLGRDEDGRIEIDCNGEGVLFVEAAAERTVDDFGDFAPTMELKQLIPKVVYTDDISAFPLLVLQVTYFKCGGVSLGVGMQHHVADGTSGLHFINSWSDVARGLGISAPPFIDRTLLRARDPPTPSFPHVEYQPPPSMKAAATPPAPVNSVKSGGPVTAVSLFKFTRAQLDLLKAKAPKGSRYSTYALFAAHVWRCASLARELPPDQLSKLYIATDGRQRLRPQLPAGYFGNVIFTATPVAEMVEVVGSEGAAGRIQASLARMDDEYLRSALDYLEIQPDLAALVRGAHTFRCPNIGLTSWVRLPIHDADFGWGRPVFMGPGGIAYEGLAFVLPSPDGDGSLSLAISLQAEHMLRFQKLIYEI; encoded by the exons ATGATCATATCGGAGCGGCGGTCGACGATGGTCCGGCCGGCGGAGCCGACGCCACGGCGGCGGCTGTGGAACTCGAACCTCGACCTGGTGGTGCCGCGGTTCCACACGCCAAGCGTCTACTTCTACCGACCGGACGGTTCGGCGGACTTCTTCGACGCGGAGAGGCTCCGGGCGGCGCTGGCCAAGGCACTGGTGCCCTTCTACCCGATGGCGGGCCGGCTCGGCCGGGACGAGGATGGCCGGATCGAAATCGACTGCAACGGCGAGGGGGTGCTCTTTGTCGAGGCCGCGGCCGAAAGAACGGTGGATGATTTCGGGGACTTCGCGCCGACGATGGAGCTAAAGCAGCTCATCCCCAAAGTGGTGTACACCGATGACATCTCCGCCTTTCCTCTTCTTGTGCTGCAG GTGACCTATTTCAAGTGCGGCGGCGTGTCTCTAGGCGTGGGGATGCAGCACCACGTCGCCGACGGCACCTCCGGCCTCCACTTCATCAACTCCTGGTCCGACGTCGCTCGTGGCCTTGGCATCTCCGCTCCCCCCTTCATCGACCGCACCCTCCTTCGCGCACGCGACCCCCCAACGCCTTCCTTCCCACACGTCGAGTACCAGCCCCCGCCCTCCATGAAGGCAGCAGCAACCCCACCGGCTCCCGTCAATTCGGTGAAATCCGGCGGTCCCGTCACCGCCGTCAGCCTCTTCAAGTTCACCCGCGCCCAGCTCGACCTCCTCAAGGCCAAAGCCCCCAAAGGGTCCCGCTACAGCACGTACGCCCTCTTCGCCGCCCACGTGTGGCGGTGCGCGAGCCTGGCGCGTGAGCTCCCCCCGGACCAGCTTTCCAAGCTATACATCGCGACCGACGGCCGCCAGCGTCTCCGACCCCAGCTCCCTGCGGGATACTTCGGGAACGTGATCTTCACCGCGACGCCGGTGGCGGAGATGGTGGAGGTGGTCGGCAGCGAGGGGGCGGCGGGAAGGATCCAGGCATCGCTCGCCAGGATGGACGACGAGTATCTGAGGTCGGCGCTGGATTACTTGGAGATCCAGCCAGATCTGGCGGCGTTGGTCAGGGGGGCCCACACGTTCCGTTGCCCGAATATTGGGCTGACGAGCTGGGTCCGGCTGCCGATCCACGACGCCGACTTCGGGTGGGGCCGGCCGGTGTTCATGGGGCCCGGTGGGATCGCGTACGAGGGGCTGGCCTTCGTGCTTCCCAGCCCTGACGGCGACGGCAGCCTCTCGCTGGCCATCTCGCTGCAAGCCGAGCATATGCTCCGGTTCCAGAAGCTCATCTACGAGATCTGA